One Nyctibius grandis isolate bNycGra1 chromosome 17, bNycGra1.pri, whole genome shotgun sequence genomic window carries:
- the C17H1orf43 gene encoding protein C1orf43 homolog, which translates to MAGAGSNWLSGVNVVLVMAYGSLVFVLLFIFVKRQIMRFAMKSRRGPHVPVGQHAPKDLKEEIDIRLSRVQDIKYEPRLLAEDDSRLLQLETQGCYNYLYRMKALDAIRTSEIPFHAEGRYPKSLIGKNFCAYLLELRNSSASFKGIRKALIDTLLDGYESARYGTGVFGKPEYLKYQDALNELANVTKARGSISQRQHQSAAKDLTLSPEVSNPATIQVTYLPSNQKSKRAKHFLELKSFKDNYNTLESTL; encoded by the exons ATGGCGGGGGCCGGCAGTAACTGGTTGTCCGGGGTCAACGTGGTGCTGGTGATGGCCTACGGCAGCCTG GTCTTCGTGCTGCTGTTCATCTTTGTGAAACGCCAGATCATGCGCTTCGCCATGAAGTCCCGCCGGGGTCCCCACGTGCCTGTCGGACAGCACGCGCCCAAG gatttaaaggaagaaatcGACATTCGACTGTCGAGGGTGCAAGACATCAAGTACGAGCCGCGGCTGTTAGCTGAGGACGACAGCAGGCTTCTGCAGCTGGAGACACAAG GCTGCTATAACTACCTGTACAGGATGAAGGCACTGGATGCGATCAGAACATCTG aaattcCGTTTCACGCAGAGGGCCGGTACCCAAAATCTTTAATAGGGAAGAATTTCTGTGCCTACCTGCTGGAACTGCGGAATTCCAGCGCCTCCTTCAAAGGCATCCGCAAAGCCTTGATCGACACCCTGCTGGATGGGTACGAGAGCGCCCGCTACGGCACTGGG GTCTTTGGAAAACCGGAATATCTGAAGTATCAGGATGCTCTGAACGAGCTGGCAAATGT gaCCAAGGCGCGGGGCAGCATCAGCCAGCGGCAGCACCAGTCGGCAGCGAAGGACCTCACCCTCTCCCCCGAAGTCTCCAACCCCGCCACCATCCAGGTCACCTACCTGCCTTCCAACCAGAAGAGCAAACGTGCCAAACACTTCCTGGAACTGAAGAGCTTCAAGGACAACTACAACACGCTGGAGAGCACCCTGTGA